Proteins co-encoded in one Nodularia sp. LEGE 06071 genomic window:
- a CDS encoding IS110 family transposase: MTRIVGLDVSKSSVSCCLLTEKPSNPREFYYEYRFHKFECTTTGLTGLLLLKPQLALLEPTGMNYSKFWVEHLTRLGVEVRFVGHKQLRNYRENHLGLPDKDDDADSLALACYQFDYGQDLSRFVQVRDRIISRIRELVLRLNHLSRIQSPIINRARQDLAWQFPEIALTVSVRGVSGKVPLMWGWLAGERDSKKYDRIYATTAGLGLTDSVKFHAQRICSLQLEEQLIEDELYTLIMEERFSMYREVFQNFNFGARVQAVILSQIYPLENFLGEDGKPEIKIRKGRKSGKPTKRHLSLRRFQKALGVAPSMESSGDISKSKVSGGSSLCRRALWQWVFSAVEPAKRRTNPILKELGEFLDVEKAAGKPIKLARMRVAVRAVKLLFKMLT, encoded by the coding sequence ATGACCAGAATTGTTGGGTTGGATGTTTCCAAGTCAAGTGTTTCGTGCTGCTTACTCACTGAAAAACCGAGTAACCCTAGAGAATTTTACTATGAATATCGGTTTCACAAGTTTGAATGTACTACAACCGGGCTTACTGGACTGCTGCTACTGAAGCCACAACTTGCACTACTTGAACCCACCGGGATGAATTACTCAAAATTTTGGGTAGAACATTTAACCCGCCTTGGTGTAGAGGTCAGGTTTGTTGGTCACAAACAGCTGAGGAATTACCGGGAAAATCATTTAGGTCTGCCAGATAAAGATGATGATGCCGATTCATTGGCGCTTGCCTGCTACCAATTCGACTATGGACAAGATTTGAGCCGGTTCGTTCAGGTTCGCGATCGCATCATTTCCAGAATCCGGGAATTGGTTCTTAGACTAAACCACCTTTCCAGAATTCAATCACCAATAATTAATAGGGCCAGACAAGATTTAGCCTGGCAGTTTCCAGAAATTGCACTTACTGTTTCAGTTCGCGGTGTTTCTGGAAAAGTGCCTCTAATGTGGGGCTGGCTGGCTGGGGAAAGGGATAGCAAAAAGTATGATCGCATTTACGCCACCACTGCCGGACTAGGGCTGACCGATTCGGTAAAGTTTCACGCGCAGCGCATTTGTAGTTTGCAACTAGAAGAACAATTAATTGAGGATGAATTATATACACTCATCATGGAGGAAAGATTCAGTATGTACCGTGAAGTCTTCCAGAATTTTAATTTTGGTGCCAGAGTGCAAGCTGTAATTCTCTCCCAAATTTACCCCCTAGAAAATTTCTTGGGTGAGGATGGTAAACCAGAAATCAAAATTCGCAAGGGCAGAAAATCCGGTAAACCAACCAAGCGCCACTTATCACTACGGCGATTCCAAAAGGCTTTGGGTGTTGCGCCTAGCATGGAATCTAGCGGAGATATTTCTAAATCTAAAGTTTCCGGCGGTTCTTCACTTTGTCGTCGAGCGCTCTGGCAGTGGGTGTTTAGTGCAGTTGAACCCGCCAAACGCCGCACAAATCCCATATTGAAAGAGTTGGGAGAATTTCTTGATGTTGAAAAAGCAGCTGGTAAACCAATTAAGCTGGCCCGAATGCGTGTAGCAGTCCGTGCTGTGAAGCTTCTATTTAAAATGCTGACCTAA
- the psaK gene encoding photosystem I reaction center subunit PsaK has translation MFSSTLIAAVTTPLEWSPTVGVIMILANIVAIAFGKFTIEYPSVEPAVPSANFFGGFGLPAVLATSAFGHILGAGVILGLHNIGRI, from the coding sequence GTGTTTTCTTCGACCTTAATCGCTGCTGTAACCACACCTTTGGAATGGAGTCCTACTGTTGGTGTGATTATGATTCTAGCCAACATCGTTGCTATTGCCTTTGGCAAATTTACCATCGAGTACCCCAGCGTTGAACCAGCCGTACCTTCAGCCAATTTCTTTGGCGGTTTTGGTTTACCTGCGGTACTAGCAACTAGTGCCTTTGGTCATATATTAGGTGCTGGTGTAATTTTAGGACTGCATAACATCGGCAGAATTTAA
- a CDS encoding Nif11-like leader peptide family natural product precursor has protein sequence MTQEKTAQLLEAVKQDQALQARLKATDHPEAFIKIAKESGYDFTIEELEDEISQLSDEDLAAIVNPGWGTRRHIHPR, from the coding sequence ATGACACAGGAAAAAACTGCCCAACTTTTGGAAGCTGTTAAACAAGACCAAGCATTACAAGCAAGACTCAAAGCTACAGATCATCCAGAAGCTTTCATCAAGATTGCTAAAGAGAGTGGCTATGACTTTACAATTGAAGAATTGGAAGATGAAATTAGTCAATTGTCGGATGAAGATTTAGCAGCTATTGTCAATCCAGGCTGGGGAACTAGACGGCACATTCATCCTCGATAA